In a genomic window of Occallatibacter riparius:
- the gap gene encoding type I glyceraldehyde-3-phosphate dehydrogenase, whose translation MAVKVGINGFGRIGRNVLRAALGNPEIEFVAVNDLTSPATLAHLLKYDSILGNLPNEISATEDSIIVDGKAIKVWAERDPAKLDWASVGAQIVVESTGHFTDATKAKAHLGATVKKVIISAPATNEDITLVLGVNQDKYDASKHNVISNASCTTNCLAPVVKVLIKEFGIVSGIMTTIHSYTNDQVILDFPHKDLRRARAAAINMIPSSTGAAKALKLVIPETAGKLDGFAIRVPTPNVSIVDLTFISEKTTDAKAVNAALKATSEGDLKGILGYDENLLVSSDFKGDKRSSIVDAPLTKVVGQSVKVLSWYDNEWGYSNRVVDLIGFLNSKGL comes from the coding sequence ATGGCAGTGAAGGTTGGCATTAACGGCTTTGGCCGGATTGGCCGCAACGTTTTGCGCGCCGCCCTTGGCAATCCCGAAATCGAATTCGTCGCGGTCAATGACCTGACCAGCCCCGCAACCCTGGCTCACCTGCTCAAGTACGACTCCATCCTCGGCAACCTGCCCAACGAGATCAGCGCGACCGAAGATTCGATCATCGTCGACGGCAAAGCCATCAAGGTATGGGCGGAGCGCGATCCCGCCAAGCTGGATTGGGCTTCGGTCGGCGCGCAGATCGTAGTCGAGTCCACCGGCCACTTTACCGACGCCACCAAGGCGAAGGCGCACCTCGGCGCAACCGTAAAGAAGGTCATCATCTCCGCTCCCGCCACCAACGAAGACATCACCCTCGTGCTCGGCGTCAACCAGGACAAGTACGACGCCTCCAAGCACAATGTCATCTCCAACGCGAGCTGCACCACCAACTGCCTCGCGCCTGTCGTCAAGGTGCTCATCAAGGAGTTCGGCATCGTCAGCGGCATCATGACGACGATCCACAGCTACACCAACGACCAGGTCATCCTCGACTTCCCGCACAAGGACCTGCGCCGCGCCCGTGCCGCTGCTATCAACATGATCCCCAGCTCCACGGGCGCCGCCAAGGCCCTCAAGCTGGTCATCCCTGAGACGGCCGGCAAGCTCGACGGCTTCGCCATCCGCGTCCCAACCCCGAACGTCTCGATCGTCGATCTCACCTTCATCAGCGAGAAGACGACCGACGCCAAGGCCGTGAACGCCGCCCTCAAGGCCACCAGCGAAGGCGATCTCAAGGGTATCCTTGGCTACGACGAGAATCTGCTGGTCAGCTCCGACTTCAAGGGCGACAAGCGCTCCTCGATCGTCGACGCGCCTCTCACCAAGGTTGTCGGCCAGAGCGTGAAGGTGCTGAGCTGGTACGACAACGAGTGGGGCTACTCCAACCGCGTCGTTGACCTGATCGGCTTCCTGAACTCCAAGGGGCTGTAA
- a CDS encoding RidA family protein — MRKNISGTSPYEPTIGFSRAVRVGNTVHVSGTGPVGADNEDAAGQTRRIFAIAEKALAEAGASFNDVVRTRMYLTHTEDWEAIGRVHGEFFANARPAATMVVVAALLNPAWRIEMEFEAIIPDSN; from the coding sequence ATGCGAAAAAACATCAGCGGCACCTCTCCCTACGAACCAACCATCGGCTTCTCGCGCGCCGTCCGCGTGGGCAATACCGTTCACGTCTCCGGCACTGGCCCTGTGGGCGCTGACAACGAAGACGCTGCCGGCCAGACCCGCCGCATCTTCGCCATCGCCGAGAAAGCACTCGCCGAAGCCGGCGCATCGTTCAACGATGTCGTTCGCACGCGCATGTACCTCACCCACACCGAAGACTGGGAAGCCATCGGCCGCGTGCATGGCGAGTTCTTCGCTAATGCTCGTCCCGCCGCCACCATGGTCGTCGTCGCCGCGCTGCTCAATCCGGCGTGGCGCATTGAAATGGAATTCGAAGCAATCATCCCCGATTCCAACTGA
- a CDS encoding phosphoglycerate kinase yields the protein MAKLTIRDIDLTNKRVFIRVDFNVPLTEDGSTITDDTRIVATLPTIEYALRHKAKVILASHLGRPKGKPNPKYSLRPVVDRLRELLDKQIGDSINVAFAPDCVGEVAEEMARQLESRQVLLLENLRYHAEEEANDPTFSRKLASLAEIYVNDAFGSAHRAHASTEGITHFLKPSVAGLLMEKEITYLGKALEAPEKPFVAIIGGSKISGKIDVIQNLLDKVDTLVIVGGMAYTFYRALGVSTAKSLVEEDKIELAKETLAKARAKGVNLMLPQDNILADSFANDAKTQVWDSSKDFPADWQGLDIGPKSVAAIEEVVSTARTIVWNGPAGVFEFPTFAKGTNAIAKAVAANKAATSIIGGGDSVSAINQAGVADQITHISTGGGASLEFLEGKKLPGVEALTDK from the coding sequence ATGGCGAAACTCACGATCCGCGACATCGACCTGACCAATAAACGCGTTTTCATCCGCGTTGATTTCAATGTGCCGCTCACCGAAGACGGCTCGACTATCACCGACGACACGCGCATTGTGGCAACGCTGCCCACTATCGAATACGCCCTGCGCCACAAGGCAAAGGTCATCCTCGCCTCGCACCTGGGCCGTCCCAAGGGAAAGCCCAATCCGAAGTACTCGCTGCGTCCGGTGGTCGACCGCCTGCGCGAACTGCTCGACAAGCAGATCGGCGACAGCATCAATGTGGCTTTCGCGCCCGACTGTGTCGGCGAAGTGGCCGAAGAAATGGCTCGCCAGCTCGAGTCGCGCCAGGTGCTGCTGCTTGAGAACCTGCGGTACCACGCAGAAGAGGAAGCCAACGACCCTACCTTCAGCCGCAAGCTCGCCAGTCTGGCCGAGATCTACGTAAACGACGCCTTCGGCTCAGCACACCGCGCGCATGCGTCCACTGAAGGCATCACGCACTTCCTCAAGCCCTCGGTAGCCGGCCTGCTGATGGAGAAGGAAATCACCTATCTAGGTAAGGCGCTCGAAGCCCCCGAAAAGCCCTTCGTCGCCATCATCGGCGGCTCCAAGATCTCCGGCAAAATCGACGTCATCCAGAACCTGCTCGACAAGGTCGACACGCTGGTGATCGTCGGCGGCATGGCGTATACCTTCTATCGCGCGCTAGGCGTCTCCACGGCTAAGTCGCTCGTCGAAGAGGACAAGATCGAGCTCGCCAAGGAGACGCTCGCCAAGGCAAGGGCCAAGGGCGTGAACCTGATGCTTCCGCAGGACAACATCCTCGCCGACAGCTTCGCCAACGACGCCAAGACGCAGGTGTGGGATTCGAGCAAAGACTTCCCGGCTGACTGGCAGGGCCTCGACATCGGTCCCAAGTCTGTCGCGGCCATTGAAGAAGTGGTCTCCACAGCGCGCACCATCGTGTGGAACGGCCCCGCCGGCGTGTTCGAGTTCCCGACCTTCGCCAAGGGCACGAACGCCATCGCCAAAGCAGTTGCGGCCAACAAGGCGGCCACGTCCATCATTGGGGGCGGCGACAGCGTAAGCGCCATCAACCAGGCCGGCGTTGCCGACCAGATCACGCACATCTCCACCGGCGGCGGCGCCAGCCTCGAATTCCTCGAAGGCAAAAAGCTCCCCGGCGTAGAAGCACTGACCGACAAGTAG
- a CDS encoding VOC family protein: MSYQSHTPESVVHFEKIGQIAVTVTDLARARDFYLNTLGMRFLFETGPLVFFQCGDIRLMLSNTEASQSRGGTVLYFKVEDIHVVYEALKARSVNFVDTPHLIARMPDHDLWMVFLKDPDENLIGVMCEIPQPDRPEFMPK; this comes from the coding sequence GTGAGCTACCAGTCCCACACCCCTGAATCTGTGGTGCACTTCGAGAAGATCGGCCAGATCGCCGTCACCGTCACAGATTTAGCCCGAGCCAGGGATTTCTACCTCAACACGCTTGGCATGCGGTTCCTCTTTGAGACCGGCCCGCTGGTCTTCTTCCAGTGCGGCGACATCCGCCTGATGCTCAGCAACACTGAGGCCAGCCAGTCCCGCGGCGGCACCGTCCTGTACTTCAAAGTGGAAGATATACACGTGGTTTATGAAGCGCTCAAGGCCCGTAGCGTGAACTTCGTCGACACCCCGCACCTCATCGCCAGAATGCCCGACCACGACCTATGGATGGTCTTCCTCAAAGATCCTGACGAGAACCTCATCGGCGTCATGTGCGAGATTCCCCAGCCTGACCGGCCGGAGTTCATGCCGAAGTAG